tatgattaatcaatttattttctaatataaaacatcacaggtgaaaaaactttgtaattgttaatttgtttggctcCTCTAATGACAACTATTTAGTTCCGCCACTATGGAGAAACTACTGGTATAgctttggttgaatgttcaactcataattttatacttgattaacatttttttttttttgatttgtcaatcacacggtgtcctcaaaggcttcctaagcccagagactaatccgtacTCGGGCATTCCTTTGACAACGCTGACACCGTGCAGGGAGACatatacttgattaacatggtgtttggtggatgagagctcaaataacacaaagtctatttatatgcatctatttaaagggaacaataataaatttttatggatttctcaataactaacacaagtaatcaatatagtcatttacaaaatgtcaatatactagaatctactaatcatattaaatagtaaccttaatatagtcaaaaagtaggatatttcatgatttttgagattaagggtattttaggtactttgggttgtgtatttagtaaattattagaataagaaattaaatgggtagtgtattaagtatggagtgtgtattaagtaattaggggtgtgtatttaaaacttctccaaACTTTATTAGCTAAGAGTAATTAGAGCATACAATGTGAGGCAACAAACCCCCTGACCTTTGGTTTTTTTGTTCCACTGTTTATTTTGGAAAGGTACTTTACTATTAATTTCAATGCAATTTCCCAGAATATAAAACTATTAAGTTGgtatatattaataataatttttaaaaaaGGAGAAATTGAGAACCGAAAAAGAATAACCTAGCcctaaaaactctctctctcgagTTCCATCCCTGTCCGGCAGCGAGCCCTTGCGCTGTTTTCGGACAGGCTTTAGTTGACTCTGTGTGAGTCGCGGTAGCAGTTGGTACCATGGGGAGGGGGAGATCACAGCAGTTATCCGGCTTGGTTTCACCACTCGACGGCTTTAGATGAGGACTAGTTCGGTGTCGCGGGATCGGAGGTCTGGCGGTGACATGCTCGTGGTGACGTGTTGTCGTACCGATCGGAGGTTGACCTGTGGTGGCGTGTTCTTGGAGGCACGACGTTGTGCCAGTCGGATCAATCGGTTCTGGATTGGAATTCATGGATCCGgcctgggcttgggcttgggcttgttTGCTTGGGGCGACGCATCTTCATGGCTCGTCGGGAATAGCAGTAGGTTCAAGTCGGCGGTTCGGCGAATGCGGTGGGGTGGCGTAGGGAGTCGTATGGAGACGGAGGCTGTGGCGAGGTTGCGAGGCTTGGCAGGCTTCCTGGGTCAATGCTTGGGATTGGTCCCTCTTATTGGGCCAGGAATGGGCTATATGGttatttttgtttcagttttattttagggtttggttttatttttggtttttatttttttggtattaaGCCACTACCAAGGTTTGGTTTGTGGTATTAGTTGTCGTTCCAGTTGTATTAGGTATTAGCTGTTGGGTCGTGTGTACTACAGGATGTGGTAGTGACAATCTTCGCTTCGGCCTTCCGGTGGGTGGTTCCTATCTGGTTTTGGGTCAGTGAAAAGTCTGGCTGTGCCATAGACAAGCAttattggccttctagtgggttgtGCCTATCTGGGTTTGGGTCAGAGGCGATGGCAATTTGGAGCAGTTGTGGGTTGACGGTGTTGACAATATGGTGGTGAAGGTGTTGGGTTTATTTTAGTCCTAGGTCTGAATGTTCGGTAATTATTTTGGTCGGGTTTAGGTCACaacgagtgttggcttggtcgatcaaaaaCTGGTCAGGTGGACTCtgggtggcgagttagtgttgacacAAGTGAGTTGCTCCTGCATTTGTTGTCTTTGTCATATAGTTGTAGTGCATGTTTGGAGTCGGGGCCTTTTTTGGCTCCTTGAGTCAATCATTTTAGAGTTTTAGTGTAGAGTCTAGTGGTCATTTCTGTGTTAGAAATGTTGCCTAAAACTagttgtaagcagttcattattaatgaagttcttcttgatcaaaaaaaaaaaaagttggtatatattaatatatgaaAAGTAGTTTTACCTTAACAGCCTTAAGTACCTCTCCAAAATCAACAGTATCACCTCCTGCTATGAGAACCAGATCATTGGTTGGTGAACAGAACAAATGACTATCCTTCCATCCTGAGCAATGTTTCTCAATGCCCATATTACAAAGAAAGATGAAGCACTATCTAGACCGCTAGTGGGCTCATCAAGCAACAAAACATGAGGCTGTGTTAATATTTCAATACATATGCCAAGTCTCCTCTTTTCTCCATTACTTATACCTCTCAAATGCCAGTTCCCGATATGAGTCTCAGCACAATCTTGAAGACCCATTTTGGTGAGGGACTCTTccacaacctcatttttctcttgttttgtcATTTTGGAAGGAACCTCGCCCTTTTTGATGCTCTCTTGCCGACCGAGGAACTACGAGATTGGCTTGATGAGGGTCTCGGATGACCATGACTTTGATGTGAGTTtgcattgctttttttttttttttttccctttctataCTTGTTAGTTggtttggatttttgttgaaaATTCTGTTTGTTTGGTACCAAAGGCACTGGAGAAAGGAGGGTTTGTTATGTCAGAGGAACCTCATATTCTTAATGCTAATGCCGAGGAGGAACTACTATTTTTGTTTGATCGTCAAAGAAGTCGAGAAAAGGGTCTGGCGGGCTAGGTTCCTGAGGTGAGTTtgcatttctttattttcttcttcttcagtaatTAATTTGTTTAGGTCTTTCTTAAAAATTCCCTTTGTTTGGTACACAAGGCACCAGAGGAACGAGGGTTTAGTATCGTGATAGATCCTCAACATTTGTGTTCAGAACGAGGGTTTGGTCTTTCAATGAGGCCACAAGGTTCAGAACTTACTTCCAGTAATGTCATTGCCAAATAAAATTTGTGTTTTGCAGTCCTTGTTCAACTTGAACATTACCGTGTCAAATGCCACTCCTTTCAATCCTGACTGTAATATCAAGAGTTCCAAGACTTTTTCTCTCGTTTTGTTTAAGAATAGAGTTGGCTTGTAATTTCTCTGGTAGATATACTTTTCTCACTGAAACCAACTCATAGGTCTGCTGTCCCAAATGAAGGGAACAAAAAAACTATTGGATTCTGCAGttataaacctagaaaacaagAACAGTCGGGAACTGCTTTATTCTAATCAAAATTTTCTATGAACATGGTCAAAAAAATACACATGTATCactagtgaaaaaaaaaaatttcaacgaaTATTGAGACCTCTGCACTCCTCAAAAACTCGGTACCATCTTTGCCGCTCTAATTGAGAACTTAAATCTTTCGTATGCTAGTCAGCTGCAAGTGCTTGAAAGCTTCTTTGTCTTTCATCCACTTCTATGAGTATATCTATTCAGTCAGAGAAAAATACCAACAAAAATCCGTCTTTTCACGAACCATGCTGTTGCTGTTAGAAAGAATAGAGCTTAGCCTCAGTCTTCGAGAATCTTTTCCCACTCCCAAGTTGAGAAATAGCAAGATCAGTAGATGACTGATAACTGGAGGGAGTTGGAATTGGAAAGAGAATTAGAGTATTTCAATCGCATACTAGACTTTCTATCCCCCAAGCGTCTTCTGCTTGTATCCATACTtcattctttcaaacaatttctcttttgttttccttttcttgtCCATCTTTAGCCTATATCTCTCTTCCCTCTCCCTCTCATAAATTCCTTGCCAATGCACTTCCCCAGTTAATGGCCACAACCACATCTCCCTCGGATGGTCACCATCATCTGCTGCTTCTGCTAAATCTTCATCCATACTCTTCAGTAACGTACTATTGAAATATTTTGCCCACATGAATCCTTTGCGTTGCTCAACTGGGTGCTGCTCTTCCAGTGAACCCGAGAGCGGATCTATGAAAACCATCGTTCGTGCACTATGATAAGCCCAGACATTGACAAGAAGTTCTAACACCCGACAGTAACAATGTCTTTgctgttcataattaaaaacagtAAAGTGAATGGAAAACTTCTAGTTGAACCGAAAAGATAACACACAAAAAGACCTAATAAACATACCTCAGGTTCCGAAGAACCCAACAGGCAGAAATTTCTCTTGGTAGAGTTGGTGTGCAATGCATCAAGCGAATCAACAAACATCCTGcagttcaaattcaaaatttcagttATGCATCTGCAAGTTCCTTTTTGTGTCAAAAGATGTGACTCATAAACCCAGGACATGCTCTCTATATTACTATATTACCGAGAAAACATCGCGAACTCAAGGAAGGAGCGAGTTGGCATCACCCAGCTATGCAAGGCAGACCAGTGACCACCATCCTCTGGCATGGGAGGAAGAGCTTCAGCATTAGACGGCAAGACATACATCAAGCGAAATGCATCTTCAAAAATATTTCTGCAAGCATTTTGGGTGGAAAAAAAGTTATGTTCAAAGAACATCTATATTCATAAATTGATAGAACCATAAGACCAACTAATCCCGTATGATAATTACAGTGTGAAAACATAAAACGCTAAACGCTCATATCTGTGGTGGGTGTCTGTGTGCACGTTTTTCACTAGCACAAATTTATGAAAATGATCTCTTGGATAATTcaggaaaaacaaaaacctatATGAGCCTCAAGTTCTGATACAAAAGCTTCGCATATCCATTGTTCAAGCAAGTATCCTTACAACATGCAATCACATTAAATTTCACAGAGTAGTGAACTAGTGAAAAGTATAACACCTTCACCCAAGTTAACTAAGAAAACAATAATATAGTTCAATAATGTTTCATATTATATACCTGCAATGCCCCTCATTCAAGATGTCACATGCGGACCAAAAAGTGAGTGCATCTTTGCTTCCTGTAACCCCACCATTCCTGTTCAAGCGTGACCAAAAGTATATCACATCTCCTTTCGTGTTGTCTTGAATTGCTTGTTCCAAAACTCTTTCAGCTTTCTTGGACAAAGATACCTGCTTTAGGAAACAATAAAGAATATGATGGAAAACAATGGAACAATGTATACATGCATGCAGGCCATTGATACGATGGAAAAACAAAGTATCAGATTCATTGTATAGATACATCCATACAGATACACTCGAGTGTGGGGTGGGCCCCTATGAGACTGACCATATagttttaaattaaaatttCCATCAGCAATTAGAAATACCTTTCTACCAGCAGCACGCCAAGACTGAAACCCAATCCAAGGTCGTTTATGAATGTTATCCACCTTGTTTGCAATAGCAAACATTCCTCCAATCTCACAGAGAACATTACGATAGTAAGTTTCATTCAATACGGGAAGCCGGTCAACGGCATTCACATCATCTGATTTTGATCTTCGTGCTTTTGTAGACTAACAGATACATTTTCCGGAtacaaacaaataagaaaacagTCAGATACAAAGTATTATTTGGAATTCAAAAGAGAAACAGAGTATttgaaaataaagaaacaaaaatttgaAATAAGGAACAATAACTCACAAGACTTAGCCCACGGTACAATGAACCATGGTGCAAGAATGGCCAGCTCCCGGATCCAATGTATATCTCATAAATGCACACTGGCTGGCCTGTCCTCTCAAGTTCCCCCTCATCCCTCTCATTTGCTTCAAACTTAAGCTTTTCAGCTTTTCGGGCATTACGATATATGTCATCCCATTGACCAGGATCACTCTCCATTCTTTCTGCTAGCTACAAGTAAGTAAATAATTTACTGGTCAAGATTACATTAACACATAAAGGCAGTGACCTAGACTTACATGTCAGGAAATACCATACCTCCTCCATTTCTAGCCTCTCATATTCTTCAGAAAGTTCAATTTCCCTCAAGACGTCCCAATCTAGTTGAGTTGGATTATCGCGTGCCAAATTCTCAGTTCCATTCTCAGAGGTGTTTGTTGAGTAAGAAAATCCGGAAAACTCTTGTTCAAGAGAATGAATAACAGAAGAGTTTTCCACGGATGCCTGATTCTCATTAATGTTTCCAGTACCATAATCTATTTCACTCCCGAACAAATTCCATTCCCATGTACCCTGTTGAAGCTGGGAGAATGGACCTGGCAGCAGAGCATCTGATGGAAAATTTAGTACACTCTCCAGAAGCCTTGCATAACCAGTTATGGATTCTGATGCAAGCAGGTTCATAGCAATCAGTCTTCCAGAGGAAGCAACTGTTCGAGCaaatttagaaagtttcccGTTTGAAATCATTTGAGAGAATGCCTTCAGTAAAGCATCAGGATCATGTCTTGGAAAAAATACTGTGTGAACTCCATCGACTAACTACAATTTCATAAATAGAAAAGACAGTGAAACAGAACCCCACATAAGCAATACACTATCAAGACAAGAAAAATTTGCAGGACTCACATATTTCTTTAGGACAGGAAAATCAGGTGCAATAACTGGGATTCCAAAAGTCATGGCACGGATAAGCAATGGAGGAAAACCCTGTACATCTTGTGAAGAACCATAGAGAACAATATCTGCCATTAATAACACACTATTGACGTCATCATTCAAGCCGTAATGCCTTACAGAACCTTGAAGAAGTCCTAGACGTGAAGCAACTTCCTGCACAAGAGGACAAGAGATCAAAATGTGTGTTATACTCCGTCCTATGAACTGATGCCAGTGGCAAGACATATCAGAAGGTTGACCAGAGTACTATCACGAAAAACTAGAAAAAGACTTCACTTTGAGTAAAATTACCACACTGGGAGTCTCATTGggatttaaaaaataataataataacaaaaaataaataaataaacaaaaccaaaaaaattttGAGTCACAGTTGGCAAGATAAATCTTTGGTTAGGAAATGGGAGACACTTAAATGCACTTAGAtcagatgcaagaacctcaaaatGTCATAACTATTGTGACAACAACATATCCTAGTAGGCATGATTCAAATTAACTACCTGGAATGCATCATCATATCCATCGGATGAAttaccaaataaaaaaacaaatttgaacAACCCTTCTGCATCTTTCCTTCTTGCATATTCTATTAGAAGTGGTCCTATAGAATGCATCGCTACAGCATAGTCCCATGAAAGCTCattgaagaaaaaagaacttCCGACAACTAGAACCAACATATCATCTTCACTGAATCTGTTGTTCTTCCTCAATTGATTCTTGGAGTGGGTTTTACTGTAGCTTTCAGCAGCCCAAACATCGACAGGGGATCCAGGAATGACATAGAAGTTTCCAGTGTCAAGGACACTGTATAACATCTGATACAGGAGACAAACACAATCATAAGAAACattgagagaaaaagaaaaattaacaaTCAATTTGCAAGAATCAAAGAATAAGGTTgcaaccaaaaaaaatattattaaaaaaaatacaaaaaaaaacagGTGACATGTTTACCGGCAAAGTGAAATCTGGAAACACCACAACATTAGCTCTGCTAAGAACACTTTTCCAATGAGAAACAAGATGCGTCCAGCCCATTTCCGCATACGATGGAAGACGCTTGGCAAGTGTATCTTCTTGAATTATCCATATCAGTGGTACTGAACAAAAAGGCTCCTGCATAAGACTGCATGAATCTAAAACTTACTAGTCATCGCATGTCCAACTTGAGCAATTTTATATATGCAATTCCTTATATGCATCTTAGTTTGAgtatgcttttcttttttcctttttttcatttttctttttgtgactAGAAAGTATGCTTTTAATATGCTTGAGTTGTGTAGGAAGCTGTCATAAagaaataagaagagaaaaagataaCTGAACAAAGCAAAAACCGCATAGAATTATTTACATTGTTTACCAGAAAATTGAAGAGTTACAAGGAACAAAAAATTAGCTTCAAGAACTAAGCAATAGCACTTTAATTACTCTTCATAAATCACCTCTCAGTAACCATAATGTTTCATCCCCAAATGTATTTATACTAGTGACGTTCTgcttatggaaagaaatatagTAAAACATTTCCTACACATCATAAAATATTCCACCAGTCTAACATTggaaaatagtcaaaatacaaTAACTTCTCAATATTACCCAAATACATAGATCAAACTTACTGAACCTTTATTTCTACATTGGATCTAAAGTTTCCACGCTTACAATCAATTGAAGTGGGATCCAACAATTCCAGATGTTAATATGATCAGACACTGGAActacattttattttttttattttagtaaaTGGGATCTAGATAATGATTGGCTCTGTGGTCCATCAAATAAAGCAAAAGCCATCAAGGTAGGTCATGCAACAGAAATCCCTTGCACATAATTATAAAACCATATAATTCAGCCAGCtacaaaaagaatgtaaaacaaACCCACCTTGAAATGAGTTCTTTTGCTTCAAGGGAGTCAACAATAAGACCTTCAAAACTGTAGAAATGAAATATGTCAATTAACTCAGAAAGATAACCAAAACTGAAACACTTATACCCAGCTAAATAATAGGCGGACATACATCGACCAATCAATAAGGCTGTATTTCTCCGGAGCTAAAACGGATATTGGCCCACCATGTTCCTCCCACATTTTACGTGCTTTACCATTTGCTGTGGAAAATATCTGTCATATAGGCATTGAGAGATTGCATCAGTAGCAATTCAGAACACTTACTTATGTTTATTAATGATTAAATTTAACAACATAATTGTACATCAATCTGCAGTTCAACTACTTTTAACAACATGAAAATATGCTACTACCAATGAATATGATAAATAATGCCAGCCACTTCCCCAACAATATACAAGATCATCTTTGCTTTGTACCATCCACACCGTCATATACAACCTTCTACTTCAATTCTACAAGCTTCCCTTACTAATGACTTAATTTAACAACAGAAGTACAAAACTGTACATCATTTGCAGTTCAACTTCTTTAATCAAATGAGAAGTGCTACTACAAAGGAATAAGATAATCAAATACCAGCCACTAATATTATACAAGAATCCATGCCGCTCACAATATAACCTTCTAATTTAATTCCATAAGCTTCCTTTATTAACGACTTAATCTAGCAACAGAACTGTACATCAATTTGCAGTTCAACTTCTTTATCAACATGAAAATATGCTACCACCAATGAATAAGATAAAGAATACCAGCCACCCCCTTGGACAGCACTAAATGCATGGCTCCAGAATCACCAAGAACAGATCAAGAACCATAAACAACTTTTTCCTTTTGGCCATTATTGGGGGCTTCATTTTAATCTGGATTGGTAGGCAGCTGTTTTGCaactttaaattgatataaagcCAGATATTCTATAAATGTTTCTAGCTATTTACAGTGTAAGTTTCTAGCTATTTTCAGTGAACAGCTTGTTCACTACATAACTGTATTATACTCTGATGAATTTATTTAGTTTCAtcgggaaaagaaaaaaagacataCAGAACAACTCACCTTCAGCCTATAACCCAATTTCTTGATATTCTTCATCACAGTAATCAACATCAAGGAATGTGGATCCTTCTTCATGTTTCCCAAGATCTGACATCATCAAATGTATGCATAACCAATATGAAAAGCAACTAAGTGcacataaataaaaagaaacccATTTGTGGCAAGCATTGTATCCAAAAATATTGAGGCACCTAAACCTCGATCTAATGATCAAGAAGGTGACAATAAGATTCAACTATGAAAGGCTGTTATGAAGTACTTCTAATAGAGTACATAGAATGAGATCAATATCTGATTTGAAGCGGCCAATAGATTTAGCCTACTTATCAAAAACCTGAATTTGCCAGAGATGTATATTTAAGTCAAATACATCACAAGCAAAACAACAGGGATCTAAGGAATACTTCATATCAAGACGAAAATAGTTTATTGTTCAAGGCATCCAAAAAAACCTGCAGACTGCAGATATAACTTCTTGAAAATGAACATGCATAGAACACATAGCTAAACACTACATAAATACCCAACAAATGCGAATAAACATGTAAAACCCCACAAAAAACTGGTAAGTTAAGGAAGACCCATATTCTAGTGTAACATCTCTAGGGaataattagtttttttttttttttcctagaagAGTCAGGAATAAATTATTTTTCACCTTGTGTTCCAgattttttaaataaatcatGTTGCAGATCTGACATATTATCCTCTTCCCAATTCAAAAGCACAAAACCTTCTCACATACTGTAAACAATTCAATGAACTTTTTCTAAAATGGGTTTCTCACTCTACTAAGCAAGTTGACGAGGAACTAAGATCCTGGTCGGAAGTCAATCATATCCACATCAGCACAGAGTGTCTTCCACATTGACATGTTGTGCACCCTCCCTCCTTAATATTTGCAGCAATGGGCATTCAAACTTTTAAAAAACATAACCACAACACAACTCATTTACCACCGCTATGCTTTCTCTATCTATGCAAAATTATCTCTCAATGTACTGTCAACCAGTTTTTGAACCAATCTTTCTCAACTCGCCATATCATAAGGATTTCTTCCTCTTATGCCTTAATTAAGACTAGTTATCCTCTGCTTAGAATCATCTACTTGTTCCAATCTTACCACATTTTTCCATATCTCGGCATCTAGACTTGAGAAGCAGATACTAAGTATTCGTCTTAACTGAGGAGAACTAGGTGATAACAAACAAATAAACTTTTGAACCATTGAAAACTTGTGCCGAAAGATACTGCAAACCACTAAATTCTACCTCATTTATttcctttctattttatttagaAACCAAAtctctttcattttcaaaaacGTGATTAACAGACTAAAACCAGACTTGGATAGAAATGATTTACTAATTTCTATTAAGAGATGCATTCTCAAATTCAGAAAAAAGGGACCAAAGTCGAAGCAAAAGCAGCAAGCCAGTAACACTCACAAGCGCTAGCCTCGGCGGCCGGACACCAATCCTGGGCTCGTTCCGAGCTCCGTCGAGCCCATCAGCCTGGACGAACTTCTGAGAAACCCTTCCAGGCACAAACCTCAAGGTGCTCCCAAACTTCAAGCCGTCCCTCAACAGCCGCCCTCTCTCACTCCCTTGCCTGAAGACCGAAGTCATGGAGCTCTGCAACAGCATCGTCGCCGCCGCGAAGCCGAACAGGACGAAGATGAGGACGGAATAGAACGCCGACTTTCCTCCCTTGCGGTAGAAGCGGTGATGCGGTCGGTGGCGCAGGGACGAAAGGCCGCGATCCACTAAGCTCCGGTCCCGGCCGCGGTGgtggctagggttagggttccGTTTGAATGGAAAACGATCGCGAATCGAGTGGAAGCCTAGATCGTTACCGCCGGCACCTCCATTGTCGTCAAGGATGGGCGGAGGAGCCGAAGAGTTCCGGCCCATGGATTCTGATTCTGCTTCGTTTGGCTATTCTACCGGGAAAGTGAGTGAAGGCGTCAGAGGTTTGGAGAGAAAGTGAAGGTGACGGTGGTGGTGACTGGGCGAGGTGGCATGAACAGAAGGAAGAGAGAGTGAGGATCTTCTccctgtttttttcttttctttctttctttctttcttcgaGCAACTGAAATTTGAATCAAATTACGTCAATTACATAAAAGGGCAAAAAGCAAACGCGTTTTCAACTTCaattatggaaaaaaaaaaaatttaaatgactacttttttttttttttctcaaaataataataataataaaaaatataaataagtaaataagactatttattttattttttttaagtattGTAACAACCGGATTAAAAAATgtgataataaaaa
This portion of the Rosa chinensis cultivar Old Blush chromosome 1, RchiOBHm-V2, whole genome shotgun sequence genome encodes:
- the LOC112192611 gene encoding uncharacterized protein LOC112192611; protein product: MGRNSSAPPPILDDNGGAGGNDLGFHSIRDRFPFKRNPNPSHHRGRDRSLVDRGLSSLRHRPHHRFYRKGGKSAFYSVLIFVLFGFAAATMLLQSSMTSVFRQGSERGRLLRDGLKFGSTLRFVPGRVSQKFVQADGLDGARNEPRIGVRPPRLALILGNMKKDPHSLMLITVMKNIKKLGYRLKIFSTANGKARKMWEEHGGPISVLAPEKYSLIDWSIFEGLIVDSLEAKELISSLMQEPFCSVPLIWIIQEDTLAKRLPSYAEMGWTHLVSHWKSVLSRANVVVFPDFTLPMLYSVLDTGNFYVIPGSPVDVWAAESYSKTHSKNQLRKNNRFSEDDMLVLVVGSSFFFNELSWDYAVAMHSIGPLLIEYARRKDAEGLFKFVFLFGNSSDGYDDAFQEVASRLGLLQGSVRHYGLNDDVNSVLLMADIVLYGSSQDVQGFPPLLIRAMTFGIPVIAPDFPVLKKYLVDGVHTVFFPRHDPDALLKAFSQMISNGKLSKFARTVASSGRLIAMNLLASESITGYARLLESVLNFPSDALLPGPFSQLQQGTWEWNLFGSEIDYGTGNINENQASVENSSVIHSLEQEFSGFSYSTNTSENGTENLARDNPTQLDWDVLREIELSEEYERLEMEELAERMESDPGQWDDIYRNARKAEKLKFEANERDEGELERTGQPVCIYEIYIGSGSWPFLHHGSLYRGLSLSTKARRSKSDDVNAVDRLPVLNETYYRNVLCEIGGMFAIANKVDNIHKRPWIGFQSWRAAGRKVSLSKKAERVLEQAIQDNTKGDVIYFWSRLNRNGGVTGSKDALTFWSACDILNEGHCRNIFEDAFRLMYVLPSNAEALPPMPEDGGHWSALHSWVMPTRSFLEFAMFSRMFVDSLDALHTNSTKRNFCLLGSSEPEQRHCYCRVLELLVNVWAYHSARTMVFIDPLSGSLEEQHPVEQRKGFMWAKYFNSTLLKSMDEDLAEAADDGDHPREMWLWPLTGEVHWQGIYEREREERYRLKMDKKRKTKEKLFERMKYGYKQKTLGG